From Pseudomonadota bacterium, a single genomic window includes:
- a CDS encoding type II toxin-antitoxin system RelE/ParE family toxin: MNIVQSPYFRRSYKKLHSNQLKVVNETIRRVASEPYCGEEKKGDLAGVRVYKFRVQDQLYLLAYEHDDNTLFLLALGIHENFYRDLKKAR, translated from the coding sequence ATGAACATCGTACAGTCCCCATATTTTCGGCGAAGCTATAAAAAATTGCACAGCAATCAGTTAAAAGTTGTTAACGAAACAATCAGGCGGGTGGCATCTGAACCTTATTGTGGGGAAGAGAAAAAAGGCGACCTTGCAGGCGTCCGTGTTTACAAGTTTCGCGTTCAGGATCAGCTTTATTTACTGGCTTATGAGCATGATGACAATACTCTTTTTTTGCTTGCTCTGGGTATTCACGAAAATTTTTATAGGGATTTGAAGAAAGCCCGTTAA
- a CDS encoding type II toxin-antitoxin system Phd/YefM family antitoxin translates to MVKKVTAIKARQNLGQVMNEVSLTGDDYIIERAGRPMVAIISMDKYEILKKDRELTSEALDKIWKKMKKEKPDAIESAINEAVKSARHI, encoded by the coding sequence ATGGTTAAAAAAGTTACGGCAATAAAGGCAAGGCAAAATCTTGGCCAGGTCATGAATGAGGTTTCGTTAACCGGGGATGATTACATAATAGAACGGGCGGGAAGACCGATGGTAGCAATTATCTCCATGGATAAATATGAAATTCTAAAGAAGGACAGAGAATTAACTTCTGAGGCTTTAGATAAGATCTGGAAGAAGATGAAAAAGGAAAAGCCTGACGCCATTGAAAGTGCAATCAATGAAGCTGTGAAATCTGCCCGCCATATATGA
- a CDS encoding putative toxin-antitoxin system toxin component, PIN family, with amino-acid sequence MTRIVLDTNIFISAILSPRSKPASIVKLVLDGKLNLMIAPAMWKELHTVLQYPKLQALMKRNGVSMDEVKDLIHKIERIAIVTPGNTKVNRIKDDMSDNMFLACAVEARADFIISGDSHLKDVKTFKGVRIVSPDVFMQMVNKE; translated from the coding sequence ATGACAAGAATTGTCCTCGATACAAATATCTTCATAAGCGCCATTCTGTCACCGAGGAGTAAGCCAGCCTCAATTGTAAAACTTGTACTTGATGGCAAATTAAATCTTATGATTGCGCCTGCCATGTGGAAAGAGCTTCATACGGTTTTGCAATATCCTAAACTCCAGGCATTGATGAAAAGAAACGGCGTATCTATGGATGAAGTGAAAGACTTGATCCATAAAATTGAAAGAATTGCCATTGTGACACCGGGAAATACGAAAGTGAATCGCATAAAGGATGATATGTCGGATAATATGTTTCTTGCCTGTGCCGTGGAAGCCAGGGCTGATTTTATAATATCGGGCGATAGCCATTTGAAAGACGTCAAAACCTTTAAAGGTGTGAGGATAGTCAGCCCTGATGTATTTATGCAAATGGTAAATAAGGAGTAA
- a CDS encoding nucleotidyltransferase family protein — MAQKDHIVVPKEQLEQFCRKYNIKSLSFFGSILREDFKPESDIDILVEFQPGHKIGFLKMAHIENELSEMFGRKVDLRTPEELSHYFRQEVIESAEVQYAQG; from the coding sequence ATGGCACAGAAAGATCATATAGTGGTACCAAAAGAACAACTGGAGCAATTCTGTAGGAAATACAATATAAAAAGTCTGTCATTTTTTGGATCAATTCTTCGTGAGGATTTTAAGCCTGAAAGCGACATTGACATTCTTGTAGAGTTTCAGCCGGGGCATAAAATAGGTTTTCTCAAAATGGCACATATCGAAAATGAGCTCTCCGAAATGTTTGGACGGAAAGTAGACCTGCGCACGCCAGAAGAATTGAGCCATTACTTCAGGCAGGAAGTAATTGAAAGTGCTGAGGTTCAGTATGCGCAGGGATGA